The DNA window CTTCGGCGCACTGGCCGCAGATTTCGGCGCATTCCCGGCAGACATGCTTGTGGTGCTCCGAGCCGATCAGCATAAAGTGCGCAGAGGTCCGGCAGATCTCCGCGCAGGCCATCATCAGCTTGAAGTGCGAAGGCTTGGTATGTTCGCCGCCCAGTTCCAAGCAGTGGCCCATCGCCATCGACAGGCATTCGCTGTAGCAGGCGAGGCAGTTGTCGATGCAGGTCTTCATTTCAGTCGACATGTGATGCATGGCTCAATCTCCTACTTGGCTTCCTTGTCCACCCACTTTGACATCTCTTCGATCTCCTTTTTCTGGGCTTCGATGACCTTCTGGGCCATCTGCTTAGCCTCATCATTGTCGCCGTACTTAAGCTCTACCTCCGACATGCTGATCGCGCCCATGTGGTGGGCGATCATGCCGCAGACGAAGGAGACGTCGGCGTCCTTCATCATCATCCCCTGCATCATGTTCATGTGCATAACCTTCATGCCGTCCATCGACGCCTTCTGGTAGTCGGTCATGTCGCCCATCGGCATGCCGCCCGAAGGCATTACCGCCTTCGACATGTCCATGCCTTGGGACTTGCACTTCTCCGGGTAGGCTATCGTCGACTGGGCGAAGGAGCCCGACGGCAGGATTGCGAAGGAGGCGGCGGCTGCCGCGCACAGGGTAAGCTCGGTTAACGTCTTCATCTTTCGATCTCCGAAATCTGGTTGAGGTTGATTGGTCTGTCTCGGCCTGGCGGAGATCGGGGCGGCGGGTCGATTGCGCGGATCAGAAGGTGCGGCCTGTCGACGGGCTGCGTCCGTTCATGCCTCTCCGGTTCGAAGCGCGGAGCCGCGACCTTGGCAAGTTGCGGAAGAAGCGGACAGCAGTGCACCGTCGAACAGCACCCGGTCTGCGGGTCGTCGGCATGCCCCGGATGGTGATCGCGGTGCGCGACAACGGCGCAGGCTGGCTTTGAAGAGTACTCGGCGCTGCGGCCACGTCAAAAGGATTCGCCGCAATGAGGATCGCGAAGACCAGAAGCTGAGTGTAGCGGAAGATGCTTCCAAGTCTCATTCGGCTGAGTTCCCTTCCGGCTCCGAACTGGGAGTCAGCAGAAATGTTCCAATGAAAGGTTGATCTGTAGCACGCAATTGTTTTGGCAACCGGGCGATGAGATAGCATTAACCGTCGCCGGCTAGTCTGCGCCTCCCGCTCGGAAATTTGATAAAACCTGACAATTCGCTGGTCCAGATAGGACTTCACTGGCTGATCGCCCTCCTGGTGCCGGTCCAGTATCTGAAGGGCGGCAGAGCATTGAGAGAACCCACCCCCCATCCAACATGGGCATGACGGCGGCGTACTGAGGCGTCGTCCAGCAGCATCTCCACAACTACTCAGGTGTGGCGACCGGACTGCTGGTGGGCCAGCGCTCGTCGTCATGCAGCAGGTGGCAATCACCAATGCCGCGGCTGGTTCGTCGTCTTCTTCAGACCCCCGAAACCAGCGCACCCAGCTCATGGATTGGGAGAGCAGCCGTGGCTCTTCACCACGCCTTCTACGCCGCGGGCGATCGACCTTGAAGCAAAGGTGCAATGAATCTGCGATCGCGACCCGGCATCAGACACAGGGACTCATGAGGTAAGGAGCGCCGTGTGTACGTTTTGACAGAAACTTCTGAAGCAGCACGCATTAATGAGCGTTGAAAGAGGTGTCCTTGTTGACGTGTTACTTTCATGCCACGCACATGGATGGTTCGGTATCGGAGACCGAGGGCCGGGAATTCCGCGATCTTCATGTCGCAACTGAAGAAGCAGAGGCTTCCTGGTCGCAATGGCGCTTTTGTCCAGAAGGCACAGAATTCCCCTTGGCATCCCGATCCGCGGCAAGGAGGGCACGATCTCACGAGATGTTTCCGTCGAAGCCGCCATCACCGAGATCGCCAAAAACCAGCAGGCGCGTGCTTCCACTTTGCTGGGTATCTCCGCAAACTCCGGAACTAATGCCGTCGGTGAGCGTAGGGGCATGCCGTACGGAGGCAATTTTGACACCGCGATCCTTCGATGCCTCTGTGCGACCAACTCCTTCTGTCGATAATCAGGTAGCCTTGACCGCGGACGTGTCGCCGATGGTCGGGATTACGAAGTGACGCATGAGGCGGCGAAGGAAGGCGCGTCTAAAGATGCCGCGAAGAAGACCGGAATGTCAGCAACACCCGCAAGAAGGCCGAAGACAAACTCGCGCCAGTTTGGGACTTTGTGCCGGGACGACGTGGGATTATATTACGCGCGGTGCGGGTCGGTGCAAGCTTTGGGCCCTGGGGCGGCGGCTCAAAGCGTATGATGATGGCGATTTCCGTTTAGTTGGACGGGCAGAGCCGACGGCTGCGGCGAGTTCTCAATCAGCCGCTCGTATTCCTGCTCTGGCACACCATAGCAGCCGCCTGCGATTTCGATCAGCATGTCGCGATCAAGGATGCGGACGTTACCGCGTGTCGATTTGATGGCGTGCATGCCTTCAAGGATGTGCAGCTCATCGGTGACGCCGGCTCGCCTGACACCCAGCATCAATGCCAGGAAATCATGCGTAAGCGGCAGATCATTGCCCTCGATGCGGTCGTGACACATGAGCAGCCAGCGCGCTAGGCGCTCATGCGTGTGGAATTTCGCCGCAGCCAGCGCCGTGTGGGCAAGCTGCAGCTCGCAGGTGTGGACATAGCGCAGCAGCAGTTGCCGCACATCCGCGTTCTCAAGCGTCGGAAGAAAATCCTCCTTAGCGACCTGAAGCCCGTGGCCTGACACTTGCATGAAGGTCTTATTTGGCGTCCGATCCACGCCGAGGATAACGGGGTATCCCGCAATCCCTTCGCGGCCGATGTGGCGGACTTCGAGGCTTCTGCCCTCGGCGCTCTCGGCGACCATCGAGGCGAGGCCGCTTTCGATAAAGCACACATGCTCGATTGGTTTGCGCGGCAGCACGAGTGGGCGTTTGACAGGAAGATCGACGGGTTCAAGGAACGGCGCGAGAAGCTCGAAGGCATCCTCCGGAAATCGCCGCAACAATCTGTTATTTACCCGCCTCCGCAGCAATTCAGTCATGACGTCACACCATCCGTTGGATGGTCAACGCGACGCCATGCCTTTCGTTCGAGGGCTTCAGGCTCTGTACGGTTTTGACATTCCAACGAGCGGTCACGGGTTTGCGCGAGGGCGCTATTCCAGGCCGACAGCCGACCGGAAAGGGACGGTTGCAACCAACGAGCCTTCGTCGGTCATGATCTCGAAAGTCGCTCCGTCTGCCGGATCGCCCCTGCGGATCCCCTCCGCCACGATTTCACGAGCGGCGGCGACCGCTTCCTCCCGTGCCTGTTCAGGCGAAGCCAAGTCGATGCCTTCTAAATCTTCCTCGAAGACATCGTTCCGGCGGATGTGGAAAAAATACTTCGGCATGGTTTGCTCCACCAACGAGAATCCCGCCGAACCTCTCGATAGCAAAGTTGTTCCACCCGGGCTGTCGATCGACCACATTCAAACCTAGCCGCATGAGACTCAGAAAAAAGCCCCGCGTAAAAGGCGGGGCGAGTTGGGGAAGTTTGGAGGAGTAGGCCGCGTAAAAGGAAACGGATGCGTGGCCCATCCGCCTTACTCTCGGCGGCCACTCTTGTTCCTTCGTCGGCAGATTTAAAACAGGAGGCCGCGCAGAGCGTTACCGAAGGCATTGGATGAGAGGAAACACCAAACAACCTTGCCTCTGCGCGGCCATTCCCCTGGGAGGGGTGGACCGCGAAGAGTGCAAAGGGCGTTGTGCAAGGAAACATGGCTTCCCCTCCCGCGATCCGCCTTTCTAACCGGGCGCGTGCGATACCGGTTCCTGCGCGATTCCGTACCAATCGTTATAGAAGCGGATCGCCGCAACTGTGCGCAACCGCTTGGGAGGTTAATGCACTACCGTTTCCTTATCGCGATCCGGTGAGCTGTTGCGACACTCAAGGAGGATGATAATGGCTGACTTCAATCTGTCACTCCAGATAGACGACGTGAACGTGCTTTCGGATGCCATTCGGATTTGGTGCCGGCACAATCACGCCGCGCCAACGGAACAAGCAATGCAGCTGCTTTGCAGCGCGGCGGTCGACCTCTATAATCAAGGACACAGGACGCGCGAGGAACTTGTCACGCTGCTGATCGTGAAGTTTGATAGCGCTCACTCGCTGAAGGTAAACGCGCCATCGTCCGCGTCTCATCATTGAGAGTGATATCGGTCATGAATGCGGAACGCCGGCATTCGTCAATAGGTCAAAACCAGTCGTTCTCCGATCCAGGCTCGGCGGCCATCCGGTGGGAGGGGAAGGGCAAGGGGGCTCCCCTCGCCTGCCTGGGAATGATCTATCCGCTCCGAGGACTGGGAACGAATCTCCTCGCCCGATGACAGGTGTTCCTGACGACGCATGATTTTTCATTAGGCGTTGCCTGGTCGCCTTGAAAGGACTCGAACTTTCGGCATCCTCCGTCTTTGAGCTAACTAACTGATGTGATTGAAGCTCCAAGCTGTAAGCAGCCAGTTGGAATAGATGATCACTCCAAATAGGATTGATCAGGCGCAGAGCGCCAACCCGTCCTAAAGTTTAGCTCCGTTAACATCTGAAAGCTGTTGCACCAGCGCACTTCCAGATCATTGCAGACGTCCGGTATACGGCGGTTTGCCCGTTTAGTGCTCGGCTTTGATGCCTCGACAGTAACGACAATTCGATCCAGCCGATGGGCCAAGGCATGGGCAATCAGGAATGGGTCGCGGCCGACCTCGATGATCTCTGCATCATTGAGGTCGGGTGCATATTTTTCGATGACTATCTGAACAAGGGCTGGATTGACGTCCTCATCCAGCTTGAGCGCATCGTAATTGTCGCCGTCTTTCAGCCATTGCGCCAGTTCCGACCCTTCGGTGATCTCTTCCAAGATTTCGACCGGGATTTTCAGCGCGCCAATCTCGCCCATATGCACGAGCCAATCCCAAAACTCAGGAACACGCTGAATCGGATAGTAGAGATTGTGCGCTGTGATGAGGACGTTCGCGTCGAGAAGATGCACGCGACCCCCTTAAATCACGCCATCGGTCAGCGAGAACACGTTGTTCGGCTTCACGCCAAGAATCGCCGCGGCTTTGGAAGGCGACAGGGCCCCGTCCGCCAGCATCCGTTTCGAAAGACTCAGCAGGCGATTGCCAAGCCTATGGCGGCGGACGAGATAGTAACTCGGTCCACTTTCATTTTCGCGCGCGCGTGCTCTTTGAGCCGCCTTGTTGTTCAGCCATTGCTGGCGGAAGACAGCCGTCACCGACGACCACACTGCATGGTCGATGATTCCTGCGCGATAGAGCTTGTAAGCAACCATAGAATCGCTGACCTGCCGCAGCTCCGCGATTGCGCTAACCCGCGCCATCACAACGTCCTGGGACGCACCTCGCAACGCAACCTCGCCTGCGATCTCGGCCGAAGGCAGCAGGATACGACCCGCCACATCGTTGCAGAAAGTTTCAATGGCAGATGTCGGCCGGCCTCCGCTCACCCCCGTCTGGCCGAGCCAGATATGGGCAAGCTCGTGCAGCAACGTGAACGACCATGCCTGCTCGCTGTCCTGGTCATTGATCACCACGAAGGGCGCAACCTTGTCCGAAAGCGCGAAGCCTCTGAATAGCTCGACATTGAGCGCACTGTGGTGACTGCCGAGATTGCCAATCAACAGTACGAAAATACCTGTTCCCTCGGCGCGTTCGCGAAGGTAGGCGAAGCCACGGGAGGTGCCTCGACCACTGCCGGATCGGAAAGACTGGAGATTGAAACCCAAACGTTCGCTGATCGCCGCAGCCAGACCCTCTGCTCCGCGGCGATAGTCATAGGAAGCAACGAATTCGAGCGGTTCGGCCTCCTCCTCACTCTCCAGCAATGACCGCACCATTTCTTGGCGAGCACGGACCTCGCGAAGTAGCGTATCGACGAGGGCTGCATCGCGTTGTGCATATTCGTCGGGAAGCGTCCGGAAATCTTCGCCACGCGCCGCGGTTGCCGGCGGTTCAGCAAGATAGAAGGTGAGCAGCGGCCGACGGTACTGTGTCGACATTTTGATCAACTGCGGGCGGGTCGGCTCAACCTGTCCGTCTTCAAGCATGGCAAGGCGATCGCTGCCCGCAATACCGCGTGCATCGCCAATGCCGAGCTTGTCAGCAGCATCTTCTACAGTGAGCCCCGCAGTCTCGCGTGCCCAACGCAGAATCAATGGGTTGACCTTTGGCACCTTTCACCTCTGTTCGGGCAAGCGCATACTTCGTTTCATTCGACCATGCAATCGTTGCGAAAGATATAGGGTTTCGTCAAGTTGTGCCCAAGACCGACCTGCACACTATGGCCGGAAACGATTACCGGAATGATGTCGACATTGCGGAGACCTACCGGCGGGCTCTCATGCGCGGGGAAAGCCGGATCCAAACGCGTTCCCTGTCAGCGAACTTCTGGCTCTGTCCTGCACGATTCTCAAAGGAGGGAATATCTTCGTCTCGCGCCACTGGAGCAAAAAGTTCACACATTGCTCTTGAAGAGATCCGAGCGCCAGACCCATCATGTCATCGTGTGCGGCGTAAAACCGATTTATCGAACCCAGCGGTCTAACCATCTCGTCCTTCAGGAAGACCAGCCCGAATTGTAAACGGCTCATCGTCTGCGGCCATTCGGCCCCCAATGCTTCAGTTCGTGATTTGGGATAGCCGTTCGAGTTCGGCGTCCATTAGCTTTCGGATTTCTTCAGGAGACTGATCGACAAAAACCAGTCTGGCGTTCTCTCTGAGCAAGAATAATCCCGTCTGATGCCCGCGCGTAATCGTGCCGTCGCTCAACTTCGCGAACATCCTATCCTCCAAAGGTGGCAACCCCGAACCGCAGCAAAAAATCTAGGGGCGGTTCCAAACACATCCAGCATGTCTCCTTGGTCGGTGCGCCTCAAAAGGAACTCTTGGCGGGCCGGTTTGGGAGTTGGCGCGCGGGGACGACGCGGGATTATGCTTGCGGTGCGGGAGGGCTCGATGTTTGGTCCTCGGGCGACTGCTCAAAACGTATGATGATGGCGATTTCCGTTTAGGTGGACGGGCAGGGTCGACGGCTGCGCAAGTTCTCTATCAGCCGGTCGTATTCCTGCTCCGGCACACCATAGCAGCCGCCGGCGATTTCAATCAGCATGTCGCGGTTCAGGATGCGGACGTTGCCGCGTGTCGATTTGATGGCGTGCATGCCTTCGAGAATGTGCAGCTCATCGGTGACGCCCGCCCGCCTGACGCCTAGCATCAGCGCTAGGAATTCGTGCGTCAGCGCCAGATCATTGCCATCGAGGCGGTCGTGGCACATGAGCAGCCAGCGGGCCAGCCGCTGATGCATGTTGAATTTTGCCGCTGCCAGTGCGGTGTGGGCAAGCTGCAGCTCGCAGGTATGCACATAGCGCAGCAGCAACTGCCGCACCTCAACGTGTTCAAGGATCGGAAGAAAATTCTCGGTGGCCACCTGGAGCCCGTGGCCCGGCACCTGCATGAAGACACTGTTCGGGGTTCGGTCGACGCCGAGGAGGACAGGGTAGCCGGCGATGCCCTCGCGTCCGATGTGGCGGATTTCAACGCTTTTGCCGTCGGCGCTTTCCGCAACCATTGAGGCGAGGCCGCTTTCAAGAAAACAGACATGCTCGATCGGCTTGTGGGGCCGGAAGATCGATGGGTTCCAGTATCGGCGCCAGAAGGTCGAAGGCATCCTCCGGAAACCGGCGCAGCAATCTGTTCACAATCCTGCTCTGCCTGATGAATGTCATGATTTCACCACATGTTGAGTAGTCAACGAGGAGCTACCGCAATCGTTTCGGGGATCTCACGCTCTGTCCGTTTCTGACAATTGGGAGGGCTTTTCAGCCTGCGCCAGGGCTAATCAACTGAGGACCGAAGAGAAGGGAACGATTGCCACCAACGTGCCGTCTTCCGTCATGATCTCGAATACGTCTCCGTCTGCGGAACGGCCGGCACAGATCCGCTCCGCCACGATTTCGCGGGCGGCGGCAATTGCTTCCTCGCGTGCCTGTTCAGGTGTGGCCAGGTCGATACCCTCCACGTCTTCCTCGAAGACATCGTTCCTGCGGACGTGGAAAAAATACTTCGGCATGGTTCGCTCCATCAAGAGAACCGCCCAACCTCTTGATAGCAAAGTTGTTCCTCAATCAACCTCACTCAAAAGCTAGCCGCAAAATCTCATGAAAAGAGCCCCGCGCAAAAGGCGGGGCTAATTGAAGTTTACAGGAGAGGACCACGCGAAGGAAACGAAGCGTAGCCCGCTCGTCTTACTCTCGGCGGCGGCGCTTGTTCCTTTACCGGTGGGAATTAAATCAGGAGGCCGCGCAGAGCGTTACCGAAGGCGTTGAGTGAGAGGAAACACCAAAAAACCTTGCCTCTGCGCGGCCAATCCCCTGAGAGGGGTAGATCGCTGAGAGTGCAAAGGGCGTTGTGCAAGGGAACATGGCTTCCCCTCCCGCGATCCGACACCCTAACTGCGTGCGTGCGATAGCGGTTCCTGTGCGGTTCCGCACCAATCGTTAGAGCAGCGTATCGGGCTGACTTGACCGAGGATCGGGGCAACCGTGCGCAATCGCACTAATGGTTGGCCTTGGGAGGTTAATGCACTACGGTTTTCCTTATCGCGATCCGAGCGAGCTGTTGCGAGGCTCAAGGAGGAAGATATGGCGAACTTCAATCTCTCACACAAGATAGATGACGTGGACGTGCTTTCGGATGCCGTTCGGACCTGGTATCGGTATAATCACGCCGCGCCAACGGAACAATCAATGCAGCTGCTTTGCAGCGCGGCGGTCGACCTCTATAATCAAGGACACAGGACGAGCGAGGAACTTGTCACGCTGCTGATCGTGAAGTTTGATAGCCTTCATTCGCTGAAGGTAAACTCGCCGTCGTCCGCGTCTCATCATTGACAGTGATATCGGCTATGACTGCGGAACACCGGCATCCGTCGACCGCGCCGCTGAATACAACGCGCAGGCCCTTGAGGCAGCCACGATGGTAAAGTGGTTTACCTCGTCGACGCTGGAGACATCACCCATACCAACATCGCTGAAGCTTCCCCGGACGAGGCACTATCGATCTATGATCTGAAACTCCATGTCCTAAGCTCCGGTGACGGCTTCAACCTCGAGACCCGTCGGCCGGACCACGAGACCGCCGCAGTCTCTCTTGAAAAAGGGTCTTAACGCTGTGCGGCGGCCTGCCCAGTCTGCGACGGCGAATTAAAACGTTGGATCCGGCCCGACCGTCGTTCGCAAGTTCCTTTGCCGACCCAGCGGCCCTCCCGAACGACGTTTTGATGCTTGCCTGACCAAGGTACCGAAGGCTCGAGGCAGGGGCCATCCATGGCGGTTACCCTCGCAACCAGCAAGACGAACAACGGCTCGAGCTCGCACGTCGGAAGCGGTTCGGATCCCGAAGGCAGGCAAACTGTCAGTGATCAAACTAGCGCGCTCCGTTCAAGCTGATCGATCACCAAATCGGCTGTCGAATTCGATGTTCCAAAACAGCGGTAGAGGGCACAATAGGGCCTCTTCTGTTCTACGTGCTCGTGAGGTTGGATGACGCTGTCATTTGCTGGCGGTTTCAAACATCATCAGCACGATGGCAAATACGCAGAGTAGGCAGACTGACCAGGTGAACGCCGAATTCAAAAACAGCAGGGCCAGCTTTCTCATGTGACCGTGAACGTAGTCCTCGATGATGGTCCTCATCCCGATCTCCATGTGAATGGCGCTCAGGATAACGAAGGCAAGCAGGGGCGGGCCTACCCAAAAACTTCCAACGGAAAGGACGAGAAAATCGCGGTCGCGACCGAACAAGTATATCCCAAGGCCCACGATGTAAGGCGTCAGCACACCGATTGCGATGCCGGAAGCCTGCTTCAAAACATAGGCCTTCGTTCCACCGTGCGCCGATCCCAGGCCACGAACTCGTCCCAGCGGTGTTGTCATGACTACTCCAAACCTAGGCTCCGCCGCATAATGAAGCCATTCTTCCGTGCAGCCGGTCAACCTTACTGACGGCTTCGTACGAAAAGCGACAAAGCCGCATGTCCGATTTGACATTGCAGATATTCGGGGGAGGCCCATGGACGAAGTACGCGGTATGGCGGAGGGGCATATTCATGCCGTTTCCGTTTTCGATCGCGGGTCACGGGCAATGCTTAGTAGCAGTTTCTGCTTTCAGGCTGCTCGAGTGGTGCTCATCACCCGTAGGGACAGAGGCCGGCGAACCCGCGGGCGCCTGTCATCTATCAGAGCTGCTCCGTCTGCGCACCGTTATTGGCTTTGCCGGACCCAGCATTGGTTTCTGTCCAAGCGCTGCCTTCATTGGGATGGGATTGAATTCGCCTTCTCCATCCAAGGAGGAACCCTGCGACCACTGGCCGCCGACGGGATCGCTGCCATCAGCCTGAATAGCTGAATCCCTGCTGTTTTAGCTCCGCCATGGAGAATGATTGACCACATCAGAAAACCCGAATTTCTGATTGGAGTGGAATAGCGCCCTTGTATGGGAGAGGATCGAGTTCGTTGGCCGGCGGGGCAGAGACCCGCTTCCAGTTCCGCCGGATATTCAACGAGGCGAACCGCCTGCGAGGCGACACGTCGGAAAACCTCATCGCATTGCTCGAATCTCGCCTCGACGCGATCGTGTACCGCGCGAAATTCGCACCGACCCCGTTCGCAGCGCGTCAGTTCATCAACCATGGCCACGTCATTGTCAATGGCATGAGAGTGAACATCAGCTCCTATCGTTGCAAAGCGGGAGACGTCATTGAGGTGAGGCCAAAATCCAAGCAGTTGGCCGTGGTACTGGAATCCGTCGGGCTCGCCGAGCGTGATGTGCCTGACTATATAGCGGCTGATCACAATAAGATGACGGCAACATTTTCTCGCGTGCCCGCGCTGGCCGATGTGCCCTTCGCGGTTATCATGGAGCCGCAGTTGGTGGTCGAGTTCTATTCCAGATAAAGCATTTTCTGGGGCTCGGCTTTCGGAGGCGCCGCCGAGCGAGTACTTCGTCCTTGCAGAAAAGACGCAGGTCATTCGCTTATCGTCGCAGGTGCCCGGGGCATGCCTCGGCTGTCAACGCCTGCAAGCCGGAGATCAGCCCTCACCCACCGACCTTTGAGTCACAAATCCCAATACTGCAACGAACCTTCTGGATTTTGCCGCCATATATCAAGACGTTGGCGCCGTACCGGAGGGTTTTCAATAGCGTCGAGGAGGCGGAGCGCAGCCTGGCGTCCCGCTTCCCACCTCATGTCGTGAGACCGGCGGGAAAAGTCGAAGGTTTTCAGTCCGACTTCTTCTGATTGAATACCATACGCGACGTGTATGACCGTGATTGGAGGCCCGTCGCGCGCGCCGCCAAGCAATGTTTTCAGCTCCCTCAACGCACGCCTGCTCTGGCTTCCGAACAGCACGTCGGTCGCCCGGCGTACCGTTTCGTCCAGTGAAGGTCGCGAGGCGATTGAAGCCAATGTCGAACAACCTCCGCTTCGCGAGATGATGAATCCGGGCGAGAAGTGAACCGAACGTTTTGATGGCAGCCTCATGCGAAAGTGGCCCCAAAGGGCACTTTGCATCGCGTTGTCCACCCGCCGCCGAAAATCGTCGACAATACTTTTACCGATTGCACCCTGAAACCGTCCAAGCAGAAGCACTCTCGGCCGCCATGATATCTCACCGTGCTTGCAGAGAATTGTGCGCTTTCTGACCCAGCGCCAAAAAAGTCGTCACCCTGCTATTTTGCACCAATAAGATAGGCGGGATAGGGGACATGACGCTTCAGAAGCAACATACGCGAGTCGATCCAGCCGACTTGGGTGGCGAGATCTATCGGCATATTATCGAAAGCGCCACCGAGTACGCCGTGATCGCGACCGCCCTCGATGGCACCATCACCACATGGAGTGCCGGCGCCAGCAATCTTCTTGGCTACACGGCGGAGGAAGCGGTAGGACAAAACCTCGCCATGATTTTTTCGTTCGAGGATCAGTTGCAGGGCGTTTTCCATGCGGAAATTCGCGGTGCCACGCAAAATGGCCGTGCCGACGACAATCGCTGGCATATTCGCAGGGATGGCAGCCGCTTTTGGGCGTCCGGCCTTCTTATGCCTCTAAGGGACGACAATCAGGTCACGGTTGGCTTTGTCAAGATTTTGCGTGATCGCACTCAGTTCCTCGAACAGGACGAAACCGTGCGCTCCAGCGAGGAGCGGCTGCAACTGATTCTGGAGAGCGCAACTGACTACGCGATCTTCACCCTCGACGATGAAGGCGCCCTGTTGACCTGGAATGCCGGCGCGCACCGCATTCTGGGCTACGAGCGTGATGAGATCATCGGGCGGGACGCCCGGATCCTGTTCACGCCTGAGGAACGACAGGCAGGCGCGCTCGAATGGGAAATGGAAACTGCAAACAAGGAAGGCCGAGGCGAAAACGAACGCTTCCACGTTCGCAAGGACGGCTCCCGGTTCTGGGGCAGCGGCTTGACGATGCCGCTCAAGGCGCGGC is part of the Rhizobium leguminosarum bv. trifolii WSM1325 genome and encodes:
- a CDS encoding protein of unknown function DUF326 (PFAM: protein of unknown function DUF326~KEGG: ret:RHE_CH02512 hypothetical protein), whose amino-acid sequence is MHHMSTEMKTCIDNCLACYSECLSMAMGHCLELGGEHTKPSHFKLMMACAEICRTSAHFMLIGSEHHKHVCRECAEICGQCAEDCERVGDMQSCVDACRNCADSCRKMAA
- a CDS encoding protein of unknown function DUF305 (PFAM: protein of unknown function DUF305~KEGG: ret:RHE_CH02513 hypothetical protein); protein product: MKTLTELTLCAAAAASFAILPSGSFAQSTIAYPEKCKSQGMDMSKAVMPSGGMPMGDMTDYQKASMDGMKVMHMNMMQGMMMKDADVSFVCGMIAHHMGAISMSEVELKYGDNDEAKQMAQKVIEAQKKEIEEMSKWVDKEAK
- a CDS encoding putative transcriptional regulator, Crp/Fnr family (KEGG: rec:RHECIAT_CH0003417 hypothetical protein), yielding MTELLRRRVNNRLLRRFPEDAFELLAPFLEPVDLPVKRPLVLPRKPIEHVCFIESGLASMVAESAEGRSLEVRHIGREGIAGYPVILGVDRTPNKTFMQVSGHGLQVAKEDFLPTLENADVRQLLLRYVHTCELQLAHTALAAAKFHTHERLARWLLMCHDRIEGNDLPLTHDFLALMLGVRRAGVTDELHILEGMHAIKSTRGNVRILDRDMLIEIAGGCYGVPEQEYERLIENSPQPSALPVQLNGNRHHHTL
- a CDS encoding conserved hypothetical protein (KEGG: atc:AGR_pAT_694 hypothetical protein) — protein: MPKYFFHIRRNDVFEEDLEGIDLASPEQAREEAVAAAREIVAEGIRRGDPADGATFEIMTDEGSLVATVPFRSAVGLE
- a CDS encoding conserved hypothetical protein (KEGG: rec:RHECIAT_PB0000068 hypothetical protein) yields the protein MADFNLSLQIDDVNVLSDAIRIWCRHNHAAPTEQAMQLLCSAAVDLYNQGHRTREELVTLLIVKFDSAHSLKVNAPSSASHH
- a CDS encoding conserved hypothetical protein (KEGG: rru:Rru_A0538 hypothetical protein), whose product is MHLLDANVLITAHNLYYPIQRVPEFWDWLVHMGEIGALKIPVEILEEITEGSELAQWLKDGDNYDALKLDEDVNPALVQIVIEKYAPDLNDAEIIEVGRDPFLIAHALAHRLDRIVVTVEASKPSTKRANRRIPDVCNDLEVRWCNSFQMLTELNFRTGWRSAPDQSYLE
- a CDS encoding protein of unknown function DUF955 (PFAM: protein of unknown function DUF955~SMART: helix-turn-helix domain protein~KEGG: rru:Rru_A0537 hypothetical protein), which encodes MPKVNPLILRWARETAGLTVEDAADKLGIGDARGIAGSDRLAMLEDGQVEPTRPQLIKMSTQYRRPLLTFYLAEPPATAARGEDFRTLPDEYAQRDAALVDTLLREVRARQEMVRSLLESEEEAEPLEFVASYDYRRGAEGLAAAISERLGFNLQSFRSGSGRGTSRGFAYLRERAEGTGIFVLLIGNLGSHHSALNVELFRGFALSDKVAPFVVINDQDSEQAWSFTLLHELAHIWLGQTGVSGGRPTSAIETFCNDVAGRILLPSAEIAGEVALRGASQDVVMARVSAIAELRQVSDSMVAYKLYRAGIIDHAVWSSVTAVFRQQWLNNKAAQRARARENESGPSYYLVRRHRLGNRLLSLSKRMLADGALSPSKAAAILGVKPNNVFSLTDGVI
- a CDS encoding putative transcriptional regulator, Crp/Fnr family (KEGG: rec:RHECIAT_CH0003417 hypothetical protein), translated to MPSTFWRRYWNPSIFRPHKPIEHVCFLESGLASMVAESADGKSVEIRHIGREGIAGYPVLLGVDRTPNSVFMQVPGHGLQVATENFLPILEHVEVRQLLLRYVHTCELQLAHTALAAAKFNMHQRLARWLLMCHDRLDGNDLALTHEFLALMLGVRRAGVTDELHILEGMHAIKSTRGNVRILNRDMLIEIAGGCYGVPEQEYDRLIENLRSRRPCPST
- a CDS encoding conserved hypothetical protein (KEGG: atc:AGR_pAT_694 hypothetical protein), with amino-acid sequence MPKYFFHVRRNDVFEEDVEGIDLATPEQAREEAIAAAREIVAERICAGRSADGDVFEIMTEDGTLVAIVPFSSVLS
- a CDS encoding conserved hypothetical protein (KEGG: rec:RHECIAT_PB0000068 hypothetical protein); the encoded protein is MANFNLSHKIDDVDVLSDAVRTWYRYNHAAPTEQSMQLLCSAAVDLYNQGHRTSEELVTLLIVKFDSLHSLKVNSPSSASHH
- a CDS encoding succinate dehydrogenase, hydrophobic membrane anchor protein (TIGRFAM: succinate dehydrogenase, hydrophobic membrane anchor protein~PFAM: succinate dehydrogenase cytochrome b subunit~KEGG: bja:blr0513 succinate dehydrogenase hydrophobic membrane anchor protein subunit), which produces MTTPLGRVRGLGSAHGGTKAYVLKQASGIAIGVLTPYIVGLGIYLFGRDRDFLVLSVGSFWVGPPLLAFVILSAIHMEIGMRTIIEDYVHGHMRKLALLFLNSAFTWSVCLLCVFAIVLMMFETASK